A section of the Polyangium spumosum genome encodes:
- a CDS encoding beta-ketoacyl-ACP synthase III codes for MSALPTPKSRILGTGHYVPEKVLANVDLEKIVDTSDAWIAERTGIRRRHIAADKENTSDMAAAAARRALESAGLNAADIDMIIVGTISGDSPMPACAVHVQQKLGADNIPAFDVSAACAGFIYGMTIADQFIATGAARCVLVIGVELLSRLLDWQDRTTCVLFGDGAGAVVLGPAEGDGRGLLATRIFTDGSLAHALTIPGGGTAEPLTDEGLAKKRNKVHMMGQEIFRTAIKNLTSASTAVLKASGLTSADLDWVVAHQANLRIITQVSDRLNFPMEKFIINIQEYGNTSSASIPIALDEAVRDGRIQNGHNVLMCALGAGISWGAALVRM; via the coding sequence ATGAGCGCGCTCCCTACACCGAAGAGTCGCATCCTCGGGACTGGCCACTACGTCCCTGAGAAGGTCCTCGCCAACGTCGACCTCGAGAAGATCGTCGACACGTCCGACGCCTGGATCGCGGAGCGCACCGGCATCCGGCGTCGGCATATCGCGGCCGACAAAGAGAACACGAGCGACATGGCGGCGGCGGCGGCGCGCCGCGCCCTCGAGTCCGCGGGCCTCAACGCCGCCGACATCGACATGATCATCGTCGGGACGATCAGCGGCGACAGCCCGATGCCCGCGTGCGCCGTGCACGTTCAGCAAAAGCTCGGCGCCGACAACATCCCGGCTTTCGACGTGTCGGCCGCGTGCGCCGGCTTCATCTACGGCATGACGATCGCCGATCAGTTCATCGCGACGGGCGCTGCGCGGTGCGTCCTCGTGATCGGCGTCGAGCTGCTCTCCAGGCTGCTCGACTGGCAGGATCGGACGACGTGCGTGCTCTTCGGCGACGGCGCGGGCGCGGTGGTGCTCGGGCCTGCGGAGGGAGACGGCCGCGGCCTGCTCGCCACGCGGATCTTCACCGACGGCTCGCTCGCCCATGCGCTCACGATCCCGGGCGGCGGCACCGCCGAGCCGCTCACGGACGAGGGCCTCGCGAAGAAGCGCAACAAGGTCCACATGATGGGGCAGGAGATCTTCCGGACCGCCATCAAGAACCTGACGAGCGCGTCGACCGCGGTCCTCAAGGCCTCGGGGCTGACGAGCGCCGACCTCGACTGGGTCGTCGCTCATCAGGCGAACCTCCGCATCATCACGCAGGTCTCCGATCGGCTGAACTTCCCCATGGAGAAGTTCATCATCAACATCCAGGAGTACGGCAACACGTCGAGCGCCTCGATCCCCATCGCGCTCGACGAGGCCGTGCGCGACGGGCGCATCCAGAACGGGCACAACGTCCTCATGTGCGCCCTCGGCGCGGGGATCTCCTGGGGCGCCGCGCTCGTGCGGATGTGA
- a CDS encoding YceD family protein — protein sequence MPLFAIPAGDIDAAGRSIAADLPVAWLDEQLGECDMRGVEPGHVSGRISRSGADVVVRGRVHAVLQAPCARCLEPTKIDIDTDMSLLLKPAAPSVLAQKADEKRAAAQAKKVSGGATKGETSKRAPREKEPPEYEFSSDEADVDVYDGETVVLDGFIREAILLEIPIFPLCSEACPGIHPASPEAVEGGAAPPVDPRLAPLGALRAALSKASGSRGPTDDQGAASGSADASQQKKTKKE from the coding sequence ATGCCGCTCTTCGCCATTCCTGCCGGAGACATCGACGCCGCTGGTCGCTCGATCGCGGCGGATCTGCCCGTCGCCTGGCTCGACGAGCAGCTCGGTGAATGTGACATGCGGGGCGTCGAGCCCGGGCACGTCTCGGGCCGGATCTCCCGCTCGGGCGCCGACGTTGTGGTGCGCGGCCGCGTCCACGCCGTCCTGCAGGCGCCATGCGCTCGTTGCCTCGAGCCCACGAAGATCGACATCGACACCGACATGTCCCTCCTCCTCAAGCCTGCGGCTCCTTCGGTGCTCGCGCAGAAGGCGGACGAGAAGCGGGCAGCGGCGCAAGCGAAGAAGGTCTCCGGGGGGGCCACGAAGGGCGAGACGAGCAAGCGGGCGCCGAGGGAGAAGGAGCCGCCGGAGTACGAGTTTTCCTCGGACGAGGCGGACGTCGACGTCTACGACGGCGAGACGGTCGTGCTCGACGGGTTCATCCGCGAGGCGATTCTGCTCGAGATCCCCATCTTCCCCTTGTGCTCCGAGGCGTGTCCGGGTATCCACCCCGCCTCCCCCGAGGCCGTCGAGGGTGGCGCTGCGCCGCCCGTCGACCCCAGGCTCGCGCCCCTCGGCGCTTTGCGCGCCGCGCTCTCGAAGGCGAGTGGCTCGCGCGGACCGACTGACGATCAAGGAGCCGCGTCCGGCAGCGCCGACGCGTCCCAGCAGAAGAAGACGAAGAAGGAGTAG
- the rpmF gene encoding 50S ribosomal protein L32 — MAVPKRKTTPSKRDMRRANHDKVTPVQVVACPNCGEAALPHRACGACGHYKGRKAKAVKATTT; from the coding sequence GTGGCCGTCCCGAAGAGGAAAACCACCCCGAGCAAGCGCGACATGCGGCGCGCGAACCACGACAAGGTCACCCCGGTGCAGGTCGTTGCTTGCCCGAACTGCGGCGAGGCGGCGCTCCCGCACCGCGCTTGCGGCGCGTGTGGTCACTACAAGGGCCGCAAGGCGAAGGCCGTCAAGGCCACGACCACCTGA
- a CDS encoding aspartate carbamoyltransferase catalytic subunit — MTTTARARYPHRHLLGIEGLEEPEILSILDAAESFFDVSRRSVRKVPTLRGKTVINLFYEPSTRTRTSFELAGKRLSADVINISVSTSSAVKGETLLDTVKNLEAMCPDVLVIRHQASGAPHYVASRTKVAVVNAGDGTHEHPTQALLDAFTIRRRKGRLEGLVVAICGDVLHSRVARSNALLLRKMGATVRFAGPRTLLPPAAEALGAEVHDRLEPALEGADVVMMLRVQRERLAGTFLPSTREYSRKFGLNEARLSLAAPDAIVMHPGPMNRGVEIDPAVADGSRSVILDQVEAGVAVRMAVLWMVATEAEGEPVAGA; from the coding sequence GTGACGACGACAGCCCGCGCGCGATATCCACACCGCCACCTGCTCGGGATCGAGGGCCTCGAGGAGCCCGAGATCCTCTCGATCCTCGACGCCGCCGAGAGCTTCTTCGACGTGTCTCGGCGCAGCGTCCGGAAGGTGCCGACGCTCCGAGGCAAGACGGTGATCAACCTCTTCTACGAGCCCTCCACGCGCACGCGGACCTCGTTCGAACTCGCGGGCAAGAGGCTCTCGGCGGACGTGATCAACATCAGCGTCTCGACGTCGAGCGCGGTGAAGGGCGAGACGCTGCTCGACACGGTGAAGAACCTCGAGGCGATGTGCCCGGACGTCCTCGTGATCCGGCACCAGGCGTCGGGCGCTCCGCACTACGTCGCTTCACGCACGAAGGTCGCGGTGGTCAACGCCGGAGACGGGACGCACGAGCACCCCACGCAAGCGCTGCTCGACGCGTTCACGATCCGACGTCGCAAGGGCCGGCTCGAAGGCCTCGTCGTGGCCATCTGCGGCGACGTCCTGCACAGCCGCGTCGCGCGTTCGAACGCGCTCTTGTTGCGGAAGATGGGCGCCACCGTGCGCTTCGCGGGCCCTCGCACGCTCCTGCCGCCCGCGGCCGAGGCGCTCGGCGCAGAGGTCCACGACCGCCTCGAGCCCGCGCTCGAAGGGGCCGATGTGGTCATGATGCTCCGCGTCCAGCGCGAGCGCCTCGCGGGCACGTTCTTGCCAAGCACCCGCGAGTACAGCCGGAAATTCGGGCTCAACGAAGCGCGGCTCTCGCTCGCGGCGCCCGACGCGATCGTCATGCACCCGGGGCCGATGAACCGGGGCGTGGAAATTGATCCTGCCGTGGCAGATGGCTCACGCAGCGTGATCCTCGATCAGGTGGAAGCGGGCGTCGCCGTACGCATGGCGGTCCTGTGGATGGTGGCGACCGAGGCCGAAGGAGAGCCCGTCGCGGGCGCGTGA
- a CDS encoding RNA polymerase sigma factor, whose amino-acid sequence MVTSTRCPDPILPLSDEVVPADPSRPPVRYPTAEELNAVVLPPPSEVFQQLYAREWQFVLRTVERYGVPARDADDIAQEVFAVALRRIADHDAASSARPWLFVIAMQLATNYRKLARHRMEPLASASTPEPFSDTLEAEAALLDGEEQALARELIGRMRPKLREVLVMHDLDEQPMAEIADKLGIPLKTAYARLKLARAEALRRGRALAASSLAVSTPRPLLTKDLLRVRDVLYAFTRRPAVAPRRPRLDKRRFMAPRSKAAKAWPSPMFIFPP is encoded by the coding sequence ATGGTGACGTCCACGCGGTGTCCCGACCCGATCCTTCCGCTGTCTGACGAGGTCGTCCCCGCCGATCCTTCGCGCCCTCCCGTTCGTTATCCCACCGCGGAGGAGCTCAATGCCGTGGTCTTGCCGCCCCCCTCCGAGGTGTTCCAGCAGCTCTACGCACGCGAGTGGCAGTTCGTGCTGCGCACCGTCGAGCGTTATGGAGTGCCCGCGCGCGACGCCGATGACATCGCGCAGGAGGTCTTCGCGGTCGCGTTGCGGCGCATCGCGGATCACGACGCAGCGAGCTCGGCACGCCCGTGGCTGTTCGTCATCGCGATGCAGCTCGCCACGAACTATCGGAAGCTCGCGCGGCACCGCATGGAGCCGCTCGCCAGCGCGTCGACGCCGGAGCCCTTCAGCGACACCCTCGAGGCCGAGGCCGCGCTCCTGGATGGCGAGGAGCAGGCGCTCGCTCGTGAGCTCATCGGCCGCATGCGCCCGAAGCTCCGCGAGGTCCTCGTCATGCACGACCTGGACGAGCAGCCGATGGCGGAGATCGCGGACAAGCTGGGGATCCCGCTCAAGACGGCTTACGCTCGGCTGAAGCTCGCGCGCGCGGAGGCGCTCCGGCGAGGGCGCGCGCTCGCGGCGTCGAGCCTCGCCGTATCGACGCCGCGCCCCCTGCTCACGAAGGACCTGCTCCGCGTGCGCGACGTGCTCTACGCGTTCACTCGTCGCCCGGCCGTCGCGCCGCGACGCCCGCGCCTCGACAAGCGCCGCTTCATGGCGCCGCGCTCCAAGG
- the pyrR gene encoding bifunctional pyr operon transcriptional regulator/uracil phosphoribosyltransferase PyrR, with product MSEVLLDPVAVTRGLRRVAGEIAEHGGVRDLALVGIRRGGEPLAERLAALLRELEGEAPPTGSIDITLYRDDAATALPNPKIGPSRIPFEVRGKRVVLVDDVIYTGRTIRAALDAVLDYGRPRRIELCVLVDRGGRELPIHPDYTVRRVELGPGQRIEVTQKDDGAWATIEDASTLGGT from the coding sequence ATGTCCGAAGTCCTCCTCGATCCGGTCGCGGTGACCCGAGGCCTCCGCCGCGTCGCTGGTGAGATCGCCGAACACGGCGGCGTCCGTGACCTCGCGCTGGTCGGCATACGGCGCGGCGGCGAGCCCCTCGCGGAGAGGCTCGCCGCGCTGCTCCGCGAGCTCGAAGGCGAAGCGCCGCCCACGGGCTCGATCGACATCACCCTCTACCGCGACGACGCCGCGACGGCCTTGCCGAACCCCAAGATCGGCCCGAGCCGCATCCCCTTCGAGGTGCGCGGCAAGCGCGTCGTGCTCGTCGACGACGTCATCTACACGGGCCGCACGATCCGCGCGGCGCTCGACGCGGTGCTCGACTACGGCCGCCCGCGCCGCATCGAGCTCTGCGTGCTCGTCGACCGCGGCGGCCGCGAGCTCCCCATCCACCCGGACTACACCGTACGCCGCGTGGAGCTCGGCCCGGGCCAGCGGATCGAGGTCACGCAGAAGGACGACGGCGCGTGGGCCACCATCGAGGACGCATCCACCCTGGGGGGAACGTGA